The Manduca sexta isolate Smith_Timp_Sample1 chromosome 9, JHU_Msex_v1.0, whole genome shotgun sequence genome segment atgagattgttataaaatattattctaacaGCTAATATTacagctatattttatttttataacataaattggaCTGCTACGGTGGTGTAGATTTATTGCGCTCGCAGTATGTTACCTCGTTGACGTCCTGAGtttgaatctcgggtcgggaaaagtgatgttgggtttaTTGCTCAATAccagaatttgtgcctgatatggcgataggccccaTTATATCTTAAGATGGAATGCACATCGCGAAATCtaggtgccttagttgcgcctctgtctatcccgtcggagataaaggcgtgagtatatTGAGTTGTATCCACAAAACTTACGCTTATTGGACTCTATTCTTATTTTCATTCCTTGGTGGCAAGCTTATCAAAATGGATACAAGCTCTTGAACAATTTAGAAGGGATAATTTTAGCCGGAGGAATTAGTTTAAAGCCCTAGTATATTTCTTAGATGTCTTAACAAAGACACTGAAACATAGCCCAAATTAAAGAAATTCAAAACAGTCcctaaacatttaattttgtttgcatGAAAAGTGGCCGACGTTAATTAAAGTCGTAAGGTTATTAATGTTTACcttggagataaaggcgtgagtatatGGTATCCAAATAGCTTACTTACTTTTTGGACTCTATTCTTATTTTCATTCCTTGGTGGCAAGCTTATCAAAATGAATACGAGCTCTTGAACAATTTAGAAGCGATAATTTTATCCGGAGGAATTAGTTTAAAGCCCTAGTATATTTCTTAGATGTCTTAACAAAGACACTGAAACATAGCCCAAATTAAAGAAATTCAAAACAGTCcctaaacatttaattttgtttgcatGAAAAGTGGCCGACGTTAATTAAAGTCGTAAGGTTATTAATGTTTACcttggagataaaggcgtgagtatatGGTATCCAAATAGCTTACTTACTTTTTGGACTCTATTCTTATTTTCATTCCTTGGTGGCAAGCTTATCAAAATGAATACGAGCTCTTGAACAATTTAGAAGCGATAATTTTATCCGGAGGAATTAGTTTAAAGCCCTAGTATATTTCTTAGATGTCTTAACAAAGACACTGAAACATAGCCCAAATTAAAGAAATTCAAAACAGTCcctaaacatttaattttgtttgcatGAAAAGTGGCCGACGTTAATTAAAGTCGTAAGGTTATTAATGTTTACCTTGGAGATAACATTAATTGTACTGTAACGTTGGAGTTCTTAAATCCTTATTACCTAGATTgcgtaatataaatgtttaatgatttctaaaGGTGTATCCAGATCTGGCGAATACGCTGCGAATGTGCCGCTTGCGAGCTGCGTGCCCATTGCTCGTGTGGGGTTACTGCAAACGTTCGGTGCGCATTCTCTGTGCAAGTCACGGTAGGCTTGCATCGTGCACGCGTGCAGTGCGTATGCAGCTCACACGCACTTAGCTTCTTTCGTATTTAAACAATGAGCCTCAGTTGCGAACTTGCTTCCGACGATGACGGAATACAGCCTGCAGCATCggctatttaattatttaaaaaaaaggaaaaaattacGACATTGGAGACGCAGAGGTTgctttacctattgtgcagAGTGTGTGCTGCACACGGGCGCAGTGTGTTAGGGGGCGACGAGAGTCGCTCGCGACACTGGCGCTCTCAAATAAACTGCGCCCGTGCTAAGGCCGGCAagcggcttctttactttacacaataacttttgatttaatattagtatcagatttattaaatgttacattGTGTCCTAGGATGCGCGAAGGAATTGATTGCACATGGGCGGCGCGACGCATGAGCTAGAGCCGCCTCTGCGTTGGCGGCAGATTccgttttttaaaataagacaaaaaaaagtACGAGAGTTCAaagttatgtttacgcgaatgttatacattgaaataaaactatttacggattttacggcggttatttattttattattttctctcgacgtttagaacaatttgcagccTTCAAAGTCATGGGGAGGACTATCCGAACGGAATAGATACTATCAacgttatttcataaaatatcctttgaatacataatacatattttgcaataatatctaattattcatttaaattcttattgaaaaaaaattacgtgcCTTTTTCTATCTCTATTGTGAAGTTTTGCTAttgagggaagtggacaattaatatatCCAACTCctctctttctatttgattaatttcgttacggGATAAAGACAGATTTATGTTCCCCGAGACTCGCCGCTTCATCGCTCgctgtcataaaatgcgtgccactaaTCCTGGCTTAAAGGTGTAGCagtagtgggtgtgagggcgagaaGTCTATCCACCTTTATTGATTTCTGAAGCTTGAAAtaacctattttttatttatcatttcaaaactaatgctataaaaatgtattcagaaGATTCGGAGGTAAGTACATATAAATAACCAGgtaagaagaaaaaatactaataatccGTATTTTTTTACGGGCATGTAAAGTGACctgtgcacctgatggtaagcagatttgggtccaataaaatgtggATTAacaaaagatgattacccctcgacagttgacacaataatgccggtaTTTTgaatccggatatacacaggcagataccggaacgcgacacacgtgggctactatggtggGTCTAACACCTGGTGTACCTTGGTACCTATCTGggcgggtataaaatatatcctgccaccagtcGTATGTGGAAAGACCTTTTTTAAtgacaattttataatgtaccTTCTAATTGATTACAAATCGATAGTATATTGAATGTATAGTTCAAAACGTACTTTTGTTTGAGACACTATCAAAATCATTTTGCAGATTAATTTCGTATACACGAGACCAGTCTATTCTAATTAATTTCCAGTTTGAGCTATCGatagcaaattaaatttataattaagtaatttacaaAGGAACCAATTTTGGTAATTAATTTAGTGAATATTAATATCGGATGCTGAGCGTTAAGTAATCCTgtcgtttaattaattataattaagaatgatttattaatgttacGGGTGTTTGAGCTTGTTAATATTAAGGAGAAGCCATAATGGCAATCGGTAaggattttatgaaaataattaaaatattggtaataatactcttatatgtgagagttcgcctgggtaggtatcaccgcaatatCTTTTTCTCCTGCCAAGcaatagtgtgtagtcactgttgtgttccggtttgaacgacattgtaggtaatgtaactactggacataataagacttaacatctcatgtctctgaatggccagcgcagtggaatggTGTTTTTAGTGTTTATGCAAGCAAGCAATAACAACGAGGCAagttcgtcttgtcattcaaagtatttttttttgtttaaattagtttttaatcataatttttctttattttgaagAGTACTGGTAAAAGAGGATGTATATATCAGGTGAAAAGGGACAAAGGAGAATAAATTCAAAGGAGTAGacaatttaaaagataataatttattagataaaaccatgcaataacaaaaattatacatctttttgatggaaaataaaaatcgaGTATATTACTTCTAGCTtacatttatagattttttacttaatattatagtattcaaAATTGTGCATgaatcaaatttatttgaaaaataaacacgttatacaaaaaaatacttattatttttattgacattacaTTAAGTTGATATAGTAAAATGTAACAACGCTTCATTCAGACAATAAGGTTTATTACTTTAGCTCTCCGTAGACGATCATGCACCATGACTTTATATGTTACCATGCATGCTGTTACGCTTCCATGGCTAATCTATTGAattgattttcataaaattttgttcGAAGTAAGTTTGAACTTTAAGCAAGGATATAGGGCGCTTGTTATCCTTTAAAAGTATACTGTATGAATTTTATCCCGGTTATAAACTAACATGTATGCGAAGCCGCGatctttattttttcaaaagcGCAAAAGAACCTTTTCACTGTACTATTCAGGATGAGATGAGATAAAATGATTCATACCGGTATCTAGCATTAAAATTCACGTAAACACATGTCATGCTACTTGATCATCTAGGGAGTGCATTAGATTGTCAATAATGCCAcgttttttacataataataaaatgtgctTTGCACTTCTAAGGTTACattatctacataaaattttaaagttacctATTCTTAGCCgttattcattaatttcatatgaTTTTATCAAATGCATGATATATGTAGATCAAAATAAGTAGATCACGCTCTTTCAgacttaaaaatgtttttgtctaATTATATTCTGAATTGGGTACGTTtaggttattaaaaaaaattacttactacATCTACAATCTTAAATCACTATTACTTAATGCTAATTTTATTAGCTTTATATTAGAAAGAATCGTCGAAATTGaaggatttaattatttttcccaGGTAACTATAGTAATAGAAACATCTTCTTCGGCCAACCTAGTAAATATAAGAGAACAATAACTATAtagaaatcaatcttatgataattgtaattaatgatTGTATCATAGTCATTAGTAAATCGTTCCCCTATCATACATGTTATGTATGCGCACGCGTAGAAGACTACACAACtccagtattaaaataattgtctaCATAGACTCTTATTAATAGATGGTCAATGGTAACGCATTTCTTTGCCGTATCagctaaaacaaacaaaagtcTGCAACAGTAAAAAGTCTATTTCAGCTGCACCAACACCATGAAGTAGGTCACTACAGCGCCGAGCAcctagaaaattataaaattgatcaTTGTTAGCACACGCatacacactcatgccttttatccctgaagagaGGGGGGGGGGCAAGGGCGCAACTggcgcacccactttccgccgtgtgtattttgAGCACACATTAAATTTAAGGTTACTTAATTGAACTTAACTTAAGTTTTATATCTTCATtcgtcttatttttttttatttcatcatgAACCAATGCACATGACTTTATAAACGAGCGGTAGATATGGAATCCTTTTTATTGTGGCTCAGCAAATTGGCTTCACTACACTGATGTTAAGCCAAGTGAATCCCAAAGAAAGTGCCGACCGGCGAATGATACAAGCATCcccggacggtcggcacagtcatgccggcctccATAATTGCTATACGCTTCCTATGATTACTATACTATGCGCGTCATGTGCGATGGCTCTAAAAGTCtactaacaatataaacaaactattttattattgacacgtgacaatgatttaaaaaatataactatctaATATCTCACTATAATTCCATGAGATGTCTTACCGAGGCGAACAAATCCAGGGACACCGTGAAGAACTTTGCACCAGAAATAGTCAATGCCTTCTGGCACTGCTGGCAAACGATCTGGACGAAGGTCTTTGCTTCCTCAGAACCATCGTACCACTGGCAGGAGTAAGCCGCTTCCATCACGGAGGAACTCTGTGTAAAGCCATGAagagtaaaaaaatcacatttgtTTATTTGGAACTTCCTCTGATTTAACTTCCTTGGCGGCGTAAATGTATTAAGGTACAACTATCCCGCTGAGATCTTGGTTTTATACCTCAGACTGGCCAAAGAGATTGGGTTTTTTATGTTCAGCATCAGCCTGAACTCTTGAATTGGTGAATAGCAATAGACGCACCCCCATTTCATAGGCCCTAACATAACTGGCGAAAAGAGAATAAAAGACGTTATGTACGTATCTATATTGGTTCAGCGTTTCCTTGGAAATGTAATAGAGTTACATAAAATGAGTTTGAGTACGCCTTCGCGCGGAAAAACGTGTTATCACTAACACCATTGGGCGATGATGGAATGGCTATTGTGgcttcaccggtcttacggtcTAATGTCGACTTTCtcgagtatagcatcatccgataGAGTATTGGACAGAATCATTAACAATATGTACACCATATACCAGTATACCAACCGAATTCCGTTATGGTCTTGTGCGCCTACGAGACGGCCTCGGGTaatgcactaagatagctgcgtAAGAAAGTTCGAGTAAACCTGCGCTACACAAGTAATGAACTCATGTCTCAACACGTCACTAAGTGCGCTTAAGGCGTACGTAGTTACTAAACTTCCAAGTATCTTAATCGTTCGAAACCTCTTACAAACTCATCAATGTCCTGACGAGTTTTAAACTCTCTTGTTTGGAATAATGTTgtgtataaacattttgttaattGAATTTCTTGCATGATCACATAAAATCAGAGAAGATTCTTTAGAAAAGTTTGATTACATTGTTCCTGCCATAACGTGGAAACTGATTCAAGATCGATAGAAGTGGCTGGTGGATATACCATGGTATAAGATAGGTATATACCAAGCAATAGCGCCCTAGATTGTGAAAGCTACGTAAAAAAGTAAGAAACATGTTAGTCCGATTGTCCGTGAGGAATCGATATCCATTTTAGAAAACTTCTTccaaaaattatagatatttaaaactatacttACCTCTTCAATCAGCCGGTTTCCGAAGATGCAGAAATGGAACACTTGTCCGAGGGTGTAGCATAAGTATCCGATTGTGCTGAACGCGTACACATTGATGCTATTGATCTGGAAGAAATTGTATATTTGAATTTCTAATTTAAGCATTAGGTAAAGTAAATGACACGGTGGCTCATTCCTTGGTAAGTGATAACGTTGattattgttaaacaaaaaatatttctatatgacATACAGGTTCATCAATCAATGAGGAGGAAATAGATAAGATGTAGGGGAATTCATTCGAACTAGAAAATAAACTTAAGtagtagtatataatacaaaatttactcGATGATAAGAACTAAATTTTTCTCTCTATTGGTActgattaaaattatgattttattaacatattatgctACTATTAAAAGTAGCttctaacattttttattatgattttttcctAAAGGTTTGACAATGTTTCAAACTGTATTCATAAAGCTGCAATATTAATCGTTATCTAGTCTAACGAGGTAATATAGAAAGTCTAGATTAAAGATCGTGGTAGTACTTGCCTTGGTAGCCTGGTAAGCCAGGAGCGTCAGAGTAATGGTAGAAACTAACATGTGGAACAGTAGGGCCGTACCATACGTATCTCCAATGGACGCCACCAATCTGGAAaggaaagtaatattattctCGAGTCTTCTACTGTTAAAGCAACTTATATAAGTCATGATACTCGTCTCGTGTATGGTAGTAACGATGTTTTTTACTATTGGTACGAAGGAAACATAGTATTTTGGGATACAGTGAAATCAGTATATAAAgaccaagataaaaaaaaatattgtgttaactTTCAAGAACTATATTGGCTTGTTTTACTGATATTGGTATAGCAGCTAACACAGAAATCTATCTCACTGTAACAAAATACGATGTTGGGTTCAACACAGACATCTTTGATGCTATATTATTTAAGACACTTGGTTATGaatgaagataaaattaataccgAAACTATAGCACGATTAAAACCTTGtccacaattataaaatataaaacattttagtgGTAAATTACAAATAGTAAACCTTACACCACGGAATGTTTAATAAGGACACGGACCACAATGAGGCTGTTAGACAGTTTGGGGAAGTTTATTCGTCTGCGGTGAATAAGGGTCATTTGACGACTCTGAAGTTTGCCACCATTAAAGCAACTTTGCTAAGTTTCAGCAAAGTTTTCACCAGACGGGGGAAATTAGTGGAGGTTCTGGTTAAAAAGAATAAAGTTTCATATCCTAGTGGACttctcaattatttttatctttatgtaGTTGCTAAAGTTTTGAGTCGTGTTTCAGATTCATATCTACtagtttagttaaaaaaaactatgagaAAGAAgacaatgttaaataaaatctcgttttgttttcaaaaatgtatttttttatgctaatttcaattttatcacTTTAACAATAAACccatgaaattaaaaacattagttttatacaaattgtcaaaaaaatatattttatcctttATACCTTTTTAACCTTCACTTTCACTCGCATTCTGTAATTTAAACCCCTGATCAGTTAATAATACATCTgtcttcaataaataattatgtggtATCGACTGTCCTTCAGCGACATCAATATCTAGTGTCAGTTAACAGTTGGGGTTTCTCACGTACTTACCGCCATTTGCTTTTGACAACCGATCGATGGCGTTGATGGGACTTGAAAACTAcgttataacattattttttttttttttactagttaCTCTTTGGAAGTCGAActtcgaccgtcgaatttaatatattattatttactcatattacacacacactcacgcattTTATGCCCGAAGGGTTAGCCCAAGGTGCAACctgtgcacccacttttcgccgtgcgtgttccgtcccatgatgtgataggggaggAGCCTAACGTCATATCAAGCTAAGGTAtcaggctgatactaagcagaagaCCCAATTTCACTTTGCTTAACtcggggattgaacccgagatctcagttCTGTAATCATACCGTAACACAAATACGCCATCGAGgcatttataattacattacatacttttgttctTCATGTTACAAAAACCTACACACATAACGAACTCGTCTCCGTAAGCAGAGctctctgcttacccctgaaagcagaggcgcaactatgtTTCCGCTACGTGAGTCCCGTTTCATTATGTGATAGAGGATGAGACTATttcgaacaaatattttaagtaacagACCATAGAAAGGCTACCCGAAAAATAcgatgaaaaagttttttcgcAAATATATTCATCGAATATTTGTCAAgtgttttatcataaaaatcttcaaatcatatattttatccgCTCTTACACGCAAATCCTGCAAACCCTGCAATGTTTATTATGGCTGAGCAAATACTCAATAATGATAAATACTAATACTATTGAGGTATAATATGTTTAGCAATAAAACAGTTACTGCACACAAGTTGGCCATCTCCATAGGTTCTATACTAAGGCTGACTTGCTAAACATATTTAGcgctaaacacatttaaaacttcATGCTGTCTCTGTCATCTTTTTAAAAGATGAGGAAAACAGCACTatggttaaaacatatttatcattAATCATATTTAGTGAGTGGTTGTGCAAGACAGCCTAAATCTTAAATCATAAATGATACACTTACCTGACCACGTGCTTATGGCGTTCAACCCAGTACTTGATAGCAGATCTGGCCAGCATCTCTTGCTTCTGAGTCAATCCGTTAGGATTGACCGTATTTTGGACGAAATTCTGCAGTTTTCCACCAGTTCCTCGCAGTGTCATGCCGAAGTCTTGCTGCGTGGAGTATATGCCACGAATATCCATGTCTACTGGATCTGGCACTTTCTCTGACTTATCTATTTTTTAGAAATAgagtaatgtaaaattttctttttaggcGTCTAATGTATGCACAAATTACAATGGTTAGTGATAAAGTGAAAAGCAAGAGGGTGAAACGAAATTGCTGTTTCAAGGAATATCATGATTAAATTTATCCagtttaaattcatttttaaatgccTTGCTATAAATCAACATAGCGATGGTTCtagaaattttaacaaataaatttgacGTCTATTTTATGCACCCAACGTAGATATTCAATGTATATTCTAACATATAACCATTTACCGATTTGCTACTGTGAGAATGGCATTTACATTAGGAATCCTCAATCACCAGCAATAAATTTCATAACACCTTAATGTTTCTCGGTAATCATTTAACAGCATCTGCGCGACGCcttaatagaataatattagtCTTGTacaatactgtcccactgctggacaagaggctcctctactactgacagggattaggcctcagtccaccacgctggcctaatgcggattgatagacttcacctAACTTCAAAATTCCTGGAaacaatttctcaggtatgcaagtttcttcacgatgtttatCTTTACTGTTTGCGCACGACGCCTTAAAGAACTTTAATCTACTCACCAGTCGAAGAAACTCTGAACAGCTCTGCAGTATTCGGTCTGTACGTGTCTAGTGAAGCACTAAGCTCCATCAGCGGTTTCATGATCGCCTTCAAATGCTGCAGTTGCTCACATGCGAAGATCAACCACGCGCAGAATAGAACATCAAGTAGATTAGCCATTGACATGGAGAAGAGGAGCCAGTAGATCTGAAAGAAGATGAATTGTGAAGACATGTTTGATGCGAGGGTATGCTGCAAAGAAGGTCCGATTGTGTCAGTAGGAACTAAAAGTTAAGTTCATCCATGAACCAGAAATGttagtaaaatatagtatattggtattatctaatataatattttgttcattcTTGAATAACTCCAATCCTACATAATATGATGTAAATCCAGGTTTAGCAGCTGATTTTGGTAAGTTGCATTGCAAATTTTGACGGTTAACCGTGGTAATTTTAGTCAAATACGCCTACAAAATTTAGGCAACCAGCTACAGGAGACTACTTCTGTCCTGTCACTTTCATCAATCTCTGTCGctcttataatatcagccctgtattatatacttgcccactgctgagcacgggcctcctctactactgagagggattaggccttagtccaccacgctggcctagtgtggattggtagacttcacacaccttcgaaattcctatagtgaacttctcagatgtgcaggtttcctcacgatgttttccttcaccgttaaagcgaacgataaattcacaaagaatacacacatgattttagaaaagtcctgcggacattcgtcttcgcagtccgttccacacccaactaggctatcgccgctttatctGTCGCTCTTAAAGTACTCTTATTATAGTTTatgttagtaattaaaaatataattataatacctgAAAAACGAAGACGAAAACATACATAGAACCACTCATGGTATCAAATGGATACCAGGCCTTGAGTGGCAGCCGTGGCGCGGGTTCTGTCAGGGTCTCGTTCGTCTCCTTGTTAGCGATCATACGCACTGACTCGCCGAAGAAGGTAATCGTGACCCAACCTTGTAAGGAAAAAACTCTTTGAACGGattggtaattaaaattttcatgggtttgttcctttttttaaatgtcttaGTGTTAtggtaacaaaattttatataagtcaAATCATTACTAATGTAGGttcattatagtttttatttcggTACTCAAGAGATTTAAATTATAGTATGGCTACTGCTTAGCCATAAGCATTTATTATGCTCTCAGACACAAGTTAGCAATAAAACCAAGTGCTTTCAAGTTATTTCACCATTCACAAAGTTTGAGAAATTTATAGTTTTCTGACTAAAGTTATGTGGATTCAACTTTAAGAAAGTCGATCGTCGAATGTCATGTGGAGATGCATTCTAAAAATTCAGCGCCCAGATTTCGGTGCTCGAATTTCAATTCTTACATCATAAAGAATTTGCGACACTAACTTTGAGCGTCTTATGGTTGTAAAGGGTTGTCTATTTCATTTTACACATTTCAAAAAGCCATCAAATGcaataatatatctaaaaaaatgatttataacttataaagcAAGACAACTTACTGACAACAGACATAACAGTCATGAAGCAGATGAAGTAAGTAAGCCTTCTCATTTTGGTAAGAGCAATTTGGTGGTAGCGAGCGTCAGACTCCGTGAACAATGGGTGGCTGTTAGATTGATTCCACACAGCCATAGTCCTAGAGACAAAAATGCGTAGTTAACGTTTTAAAACTCACTAAATAAGGCAGATTTTTCGTCAAATAACAGTCTTTgtagacaaaaaataaattttaacctcAGGCGATTCAAAATTCGATTCAGTTtagatattgttatatatatgaCTGGCAGGTTTAGACCTGTCACAATAAAGACGTCAGTGCGTTATTGACTGTCAACgagtttgcattaaataattacatatttaacattgGCGACGAGGATTTTACTCAATATTCTCGTAAAATGTGTATTTACGAAAATATGGCTCAAACATTTGGTATTCTTACGACCTTCGACCACAATTTGCAAACTTGGCCAGAATACAAGGGACGGTTGCTACAATGGTTCGTCGCAAATGACGTCTCTGAAGCTACCGATGCTTCAGGATCCAAACGGCGTGCTATTTTATTAAGCGCACTCAAGGAATCCACGTACAAGCTTGCTGCGAATTTGGCCTTACCGAAAGAACTCATTTCCATCCCGTTCGATGACATATTGGGTCTTCTGGACGGGCATTTTGTGCCCCAAGTGTGTGGTTTTCACGAgaggtataaattttattcagcaATCCAAGTCGAGGGAGAAACCTATCACCAATGGGCGGCGAGATTGCGTGGACTATCGGCAAACTGTGGATTTTTAAACGTGGAGGAAGCATTACGGGACCATTTTGTAATGGCAATGCTACCTGGAACGGAGCGTGAAAAACTATTTGCTCAAGATCCAAAGAGTTTAACGCTAGGAAAAGCGGTGGAGTTAGCAGAGAGGATGCGGTGTGCGCGTGCAGGCGCCTTAGCATCAACGGTCCCGGGAAAGGCACCGTCTAACAACGATCAAATACTCAAGATCGACGCCAAAAATAATTCTAGTGTTAAACTGTTGTGTTCGGTTTGCGgttttaaaaatcattcttCAACTCAATGTAGATTCGCTAgctataaatgtaaaaagtgCAACGTTAAGGGGCATTTGCGTCgcatgtgtaaaaaaaataatttcttggcACATGAGATCACTAGCGGGGATGACGGTGAGTTGTATAATATTCGCACCTATAATGGTGAACCAATGACAGAGGTTGTCACTGTTCTAGGGAAACGGATCAGGTTTCAGGTTGATAGCGGGTCAGCTGTTACTGCGATTTCCGAACgaacgtattttaaatattttaaggaagTAGTGTTGTCCAAAACAACTAAGTATTTAATGTCTTATACTGGTCGACGTATTGAATGCGTAGGTATTGCAAAATTGCCGTTCACATATACTGGAAAAACATGTACTTTGAATGTGTTTATAATTCGTGATGGCGGTCCGCCACTTTTAGGGAGGGACTTTATATCTTTCTTCCGATTAGAATTACTTCCCGTCAATTTTTGTGAGAAAACCTCAGATTTAATAGTGCGCCTAAAGAATGAATTTCCTCGAGTATTCAGTGATGAGTTAGGgaaatttagtaaatataaagtaaaacttaaattgaaaaatgacgtaaagccaattttttttaagccGCGTCC includes the following:
- the LOC115452348 gene encoding odorant receptor coreceptor, which gives rise to MMAKVKTQGLVTDVMPNIKLLQLSGHFLFNYYADNSGMTMLLRKMYSTVHAILIFVQFVCMGVNMAMYADEVNELTANTITVLFFAHSIIKLGFLAFTSKSFYRTMAVWNQSNSHPLFTESDARYHQIALTKMRRLTYFICFMTVMSVVSWVTITFFGESVRMIANKETNETLTEPAPRLPLKAWYPFDTMSGSMYVFVFVFQIYWLLFSMSMANLLDVLFCAWLIFACEQLQHLKAIMKPLMELSASLDTYRPNTAELFRVSSTDKSEKVPDPVDMDIRGIYSTQQDFGMTLRGTGGKLQNFVQNTVNPNGLTQKQEMLARSAIKYWVERHKHVVRLVASIGDTYGTALLFHMLVSTITLTLLAYQATKINSINVYAFSTIGYLCYTLGQVFHFCIFGNRLIEESSSVMEAAYSCQWYDGSEEAKTFVQIVCQQCQKALTISGAKFFTVSLDLFASVLGAVVTYFMVLVQLK